Proteins encoded by one window of Blautia argi:
- a CDS encoding transposon-transfer assisting family protein, with product MNMIRLTVEETNLLSIYNEGGKRGLTENINAALPFMDEDMQELAKRTLAKIAPLTENEYVELAIFAADEV from the coding sequence ATGAACATGATTAGACTGACCGTTGAAGAAACAAACCTGTTGAGCATTTACAATGAGGGCGGCAAGCGTGGGCTTACGGAAAACATCAATGCTGCGCTGCCGTTCATGGACGAGGATATGCAGGAACTTGCGAAACGTACCCTTGCGAAAATCGCACCTCTGACAGAAAATGAGTATGTGGAGCTTGCCATTTTCGCCGCTGATGAAGTATGA
- a CDS encoding cysteine-rich VLP domain-containing protein, protein MTGVKRLTPPQSRKVNSLVKKECCNCDNGHCILLDDGEECVCPQLISYSLLCKWFQTAVLPLDKLLYAEIFKTEDKKRCTECGASFASTSNSVKYCPDCRKRITRRQAAERMRKRRALVTQ, encoded by the coding sequence ATGACCGGGGTTAAGCGGCTTACGCCGCCCCAAAGCCGGAAAGTCAACAGCCTTGTAAAAAAGGAGTGCTGCAACTGCGATAACGGACACTGTATTTTACTGGACGACGGGGAGGAATGTGTCTGCCCGCAGCTTATTTCCTATTCGCTTCTTTGCAAATGGTTTCAGACCGCCGTACTTCCCCTTGATAAGCTGCTGTATGCAGAGATTTTCAAGACCGAGGATAAAAAGCGTTGTACCGAGTGCGGAGCTTCTTTTGCGTCCACCTCTAACAGCGTCAAATACTGCCCGGACTGCCGGAAGCGTATTACCCGCAGACAGGCAGCGGAGCGTATGAGGAAACGACGCGCCCTTGTTACGCAGTAG